One window from the genome of Paraclostridium sordellii encodes:
- a CDS encoding isochorismatase family protein, translated as MAKNKDYKFVDEYGFDEELLRKAFDEAREVYKERGFMRKMGYGKAPAITTVDMAKAWMSEGHPFTCDHSEEVCAEALKVLEAGRKVGVPIFHTTTGYVGEKQWDLPRWDEKIPMSALDINSDWMDIDPKLKPRPEEPVIHKKYASNFFGTHLAQTLTYLGVDTLIVMGATACACVRHTVMDSTGYGFKTIVPRGTIGDRVPGVIEWNLFDMEAKFCDVVSVEEVVKYLEGIDPSVYTKPSRRADR; from the coding sequence ATGGCTAAAAATAAAGATTACAAGTTTGTTGATGAATATGGATTTGATGAGGAATTACTAAGAAAGGCATTTGATGAAGCAAGAGAAGTATATAAAGAAAGAGGATTTATGAGAAAGATGGGTTATGGTAAAGCTCCAGCTATAACAACTGTTGATATGGCTAAAGCTTGGATGAGTGAGGGGCATCCATTTACTTGTGACCACTCTGAAGAGGTTTGTGCAGAAGCTCTTAAAGTTTTAGAAGCAGGAAGAAAAGTTGGAGTACCTATATTCCACACTACAACTGGATATGTTGGAGAGAAACAATGGGATCTTCCAAGATGGGATGAAAAAATACCTATGAGTGCTCTTGACATAAATTCAGATTGGATGGACATAGATCCTAAGTTAAAGCCAAGACCAGAAGAGCCAGTTATACATAAGAAGTATGCATCTAACTTCTTTGGAACTCATTTAGCTCAAACTCTTACTTACCTAGGTGTAGATACTCTAATAGTAATGGGAGCTACTGCATGTGCATGTGTTAGACACACTGTTATGGATTCTACTGGATATGGATTTAAAACTATAGTGCCAAGAGGAACAATAGGAGATAGAGTTCCTGGAGTTATAGAGTGGAACTTATTTGATATGGAAGCTAAATTCTGTGATGTTGTTTCTGTTGAAGAAGTTGTTAAGTACTTAGAAGGAATAGATCCAAGTGTATATACTAAGCCATCTAGAAGAGCTGATAGATAA
- the hydA gene encoding dihydropyrimidinase produces the protein MGIIIKNGTIVSANDEFVGDILIEDEKIIEIGVNLNSKGHEVIDASGKYVMPGGVDEHVHMGSFDTLSFETSHAALVGGTTTIVDFAPQIKGKGVIESIDIQNKELAQGKSSSDYSFHGMVMDISESLLEEIPKMVDSGITTLKFFMAYKYTPFMVPDDLIFKGMQIAKDYGITIMVHAENGDMVYTLQNQLLAEGKTDPVYHAYSRPPIVEDEATQRAIYISELAGCPLFVVHVSSKGAMEHIKAAHEKGLPVYGETCTHYLTLNQSFLEKPNFEGAKYVCSPALRTDEHLDAMWDAIKNNYLVAVGSDHAAVKGGFEKKKDGLNNFAKIPNGCPSVQDRMAMLWTQGVEKGKISRQRFVDIFSTTPAKVVGLYPQKGAILPGSDADIVIYDPSYRGTITHADSYEGTDYAAFEGFEKHGIADKVFLRGKLVAQRGKFVGEKGKGKYIKPKPYGLCYDGFKK, from the coding sequence ATGGGGATAATTATAAAAAATGGGACTATTGTATCAGCTAATGATGAGTTTGTTGGAGACATACTTATCGAAGATGAAAAAATTATAGAAATAGGAGTTAATTTAAATTCTAAGGGACATGAAGTAATAGATGCTTCTGGAAAATATGTAATGCCAGGTGGAGTAGATGAACATGTTCACATGGGATCTTTTGATACACTTTCTTTTGAAACATCTCATGCAGCATTAGTTGGAGGGACAACCACTATAGTCGATTTTGCTCCTCAAATAAAAGGTAAGGGTGTAATTGAATCCATTGATATCCAAAATAAAGAACTTGCACAGGGTAAATCATCTTCTGATTATTCATTCCATGGGATGGTTATGGATATTAGTGAAAGTTTATTAGAAGAAATTCCTAAGATGGTTGATTCAGGTATTACAACTCTTAAATTTTTTATGGCATATAAATACACTCCGTTTATGGTACCAGATGATTTAATATTTAAAGGTATGCAAATAGCTAAGGATTATGGAATAACTATTATGGTCCATGCTGAGAATGGAGATATGGTATACACTCTTCAAAATCAGTTATTAGCTGAAGGGAAAACTGACCCAGTTTACCATGCATACTCAAGACCTCCTATTGTTGAAGATGAAGCTACACAAAGGGCTATTTATATTTCAGAACTTGCTGGGTGTCCATTATTTGTAGTTCATGTTTCATCAAAAGGTGCTATGGAACACATTAAGGCTGCTCATGAGAAAGGTCTTCCAGTATACGGAGAAACATGTACTCATTATTTAACTTTAAATCAATCCTTCTTAGAAAAACCAAATTTTGAAGGAGCTAAATATGTTTGTTCTCCAGCACTTAGAACAGACGAACATCTTGATGCTATGTGGGATGCAATAAAAAATAATTATTTAGTTGCTGTAGGTTCAGATCATGCAGCTGTTAAAGGTGGATTTGAAAAGAAAAAAGATGGGCTAAATAATTTTGCAAAAATTCCTAATGGTTGTCCTAGTGTACAAGATAGAATGGCTATGCTTTGGACTCAAGGTGTAGAAAAAGGAAAGATTTCAAGACAAAGATTTGTAGATATATTTTCAACTACGCCAGCAAAAGTAGTAGGATTATACCCTCAAAAAGGAGCTATACTTCCAGGGTCAGATGCAGATATCGTAATATATGATCCTTCTTATAGGGGAACTATCACACATGCTGATAGTTATGAAGGTACTGACTATGCAGCTTTTGAAGGATTTGAAAAACATGGTATAGCCGATAAGGTATTTTTACGTGGTAAACTTGTAGCTCAAAGAGGAAAATTTGTAGGTGAAAAAGGTAAAGGTAAATATATTAAACCAAAACCATATGGACTTTGTTATGATGGATTTAAAAAATAG
- a CDS encoding MarR family winged helix-turn-helix transcriptional regulator, with protein sequence MINKNKLKLGLDISKINHIISRKMDASVINAIDDNLTISQAYVIDFISIEGKNKEIFQKDLEREFDLKRSSVSLMLNNMEKSDLIERVPVTEDARLKKIVLTEKSKKIYEKISIAIDSIENRLSEDITQEEIEVFQIVLEKIRNNLE encoded by the coding sequence ATGATAAATAAAAATAAGCTTAAATTAGGTCTTGATATTAGTAAAATTAATCATATAATTTCAAGGAAGATGGATGCTTCTGTAATTAATGCAATTGATGATAACTTAACAATATCACAAGCTTATGTAATAGATTTTATTTCTATTGAAGGTAAGAACAAAGAGATTTTCCAAAAAGATTTAGAGCGAGAGTTTGATTTAAAACGTTCATCTGTTAGCTTAATGTTAAATAATATGGAAAAAAGTGATTTAATAGAAAGAGTGCCTGTTACAGAGGATGCACGTTTAAAAAAAATAGTTTTAACTGAAAAATCTAAAAAGATTTATGAAAAAATTTCTATTGCTATAGATTCAATAGAGAATAGATTGTCAGAAGATATAACACAAGAAGAAATAGAAGTATTTCAAATAGTTCTTGAAAAAATAAGAAATAATTTAGAATAA
- a CDS encoding MATE family efflux transporter has protein sequence MSKVSNFTEGKIFSPLLKFVIPILLALFLQTMYGAVDLLIVGQFGHAADVSAVSTGSQVMMTITVVITGLTMGITILIGQKLGEGKSKEAGNVVGSGISIFAIIAVFITVLIVSFASPISTFMHTPKEAFDSTVIYIRICSAGSVFIVAYNIIGGVFRGLGDSKTPLITVAIACVTNIIGDLVFVGIFKMAVMGAALATIMAQAISVILSIIIIKKRGLPFEFSRKSIKFHKGLTSKIIKYGTPIALQDGLVHLSFLVIMIIGNSLGVIPSAGIGVAEKLVGFIMLIPSAFSQGVSAFVAQNYGAKKYDRSRKVLVYAISASLCCGVVMFYITFFHGNLLAGMFSKDKDVVLAAWEYMKAYGIDSLLTAIMFCMVGYFNGCGKTTFVMIQGIIGAFGVRIPVSYIMSKILPVSLFKVGLATPMSTFVQIILCIIYFTILSKKLSKEETYIDIIYKVQEQ, from the coding sequence ATGTCAAAAGTATCTAACTTTACAGAGGGAAAAATTTTCTCACCTTTATTAAAGTTTGTAATACCTATACTACTTGCACTATTTTTACAAACCATGTATGGTGCAGTTGATTTACTTATAGTTGGTCAATTTGGACATGCTGCAGATGTTTCTGCTGTTTCAACGGGTAGTCAAGTAATGATGACTATAACTGTAGTGATTACAGGATTAACTATGGGTATTACCATATTAATAGGCCAAAAGCTTGGGGAAGGAAAGTCAAAGGAAGCTGGAAATGTTGTAGGAAGTGGTATTTCAATATTTGCTATTATAGCTGTATTTATTACTGTTTTAATTGTTAGCTTTGCTTCACCTATTTCAACTTTTATGCATACTCCAAAAGAGGCCTTTGATAGTACAGTAATATATATAAGAATTTGTTCTGCAGGTTCTGTTTTTATAGTTGCTTATAATATTATAGGAGGAGTATTTAGAGGATTAGGAGATTCGAAAACTCCACTTATTACAGTGGCAATTGCATGTGTTACAAATATTATAGGAGACTTAGTATTTGTGGGAATATTTAAAATGGCTGTTATGGGAGCAGCTTTAGCTACTATAATGGCTCAGGCGATTAGTGTTATATTATCTATAATAATTATTAAAAAGCGTGGACTTCCTTTTGAATTTTCTAGAAAGAGTATAAAGTTTCATAAAGGTTTAACATCAAAGATAATTAAATATGGAACGCCAATAGCTTTACAAGATGGACTTGTACATCTATCTTTTCTTGTAATTATGATTATAGGAAATTCACTAGGAGTAATTCCATCAGCAGGAATTGGAGTTGCAGAAAAACTTGTTGGATTTATAATGCTTATACCATCAGCCTTTTCTCAAGGTGTATCTGCATTTGTTGCGCAAAATTATGGAGCTAAAAAATACGATAGATCAAGAAAAGTTCTTGTTTATGCAATTTCAGCTTCTTTATGTTGTGGAGTTGTAATGTTTTATATTACCTTCTTCCATGGAAATTTACTTGCAGGAATGTTTTCTAAGGATAAAGATGTAGTTTTAGCAGCTTGGGAATATATGAAAGCATACGGAATAGACAGTCTTTTAACTGCAATTATGTTCTGTATGGTAGGTTATTTTAATGGATGTGGAAAGACAACTTTTGTAATGATACAAGGAATAATAGGAGCATTTGGGGTAAGAATACCAGTATCATATATTATGAGTAAAATACTACCGGTATCATTATTTAAGGTAGGTCTTGCAACGCCAATGTCTACATTTGTACAAATTATATTATGCATAATTTACTTTACGATACTTTCAAAGAAATTATCAAAAGAAGAGACCTATATTGATATAATTTATAAAGTACAAGAGCAGTAA
- a CDS encoding ferric reductase-like transmembrane domain-containing protein, translating to MLLIISLILTTFLSIVYYKQIKKHSTMLYIIATLIAIFFIIFMKSNLNEHIPKYISKFVIGVFSKGTISLALFTIVMYTGVLDNSFKFRQNLMAVRGELSIIACVLTLGHNVLYGMYFFPTFFTNMQSLSIYKIIATLLSLIMICLMIPLMITSFKSIRKKMPYKTWKKIQRSAYIFYGIMYIHIMLLYIPKFNSKLFEIILYSIIFLAYYFLRIRKFFKDKNKVKA from the coding sequence ATGTTACTTATAATTTCACTAATATTAACAACTTTTTTAAGCATTGTATATTACAAACAAATAAAAAAACATTCTACGATGCTTTACATAATAGCTACTCTAATAGCTATATTTTTCATTATTTTTATGAAATCTAATTTAAATGAACATATACCTAAGTATATAAGTAAATTTGTCATAGGAGTATTTTCTAAAGGTACGATTTCACTAGCACTATTTACTATAGTAATGTACACAGGAGTCTTAGATAATTCATTTAAATTTAGACAAAACCTAATGGCAGTTAGAGGTGAACTTTCTATAATAGCTTGTGTATTAACTTTAGGTCATAATGTTTTATACGGGATGTATTTTTTCCCTACTTTCTTTACTAATATGCAATCTTTATCTATCTATAAGATTATTGCGACTTTATTAAGTCTAATTATGATATGTTTAATGATTCCGCTAATGATTACTTCTTTCAAAAGTATTAGAAAGAAAATGCCTTATAAAACGTGGAAAAAAATTCAAAGATCTGCTTATATATTTTATGGAATAATGTATATACATATTATGCTTTTATACATACCTAAATTTAACAGTAAGTTATTCGAAATAATACTATATAGCATTATATTCTTAGCATATTATTTCTTACGTATAAGAAAATTCTTTAAGGATAAAAACAAAGTTAAAGCTTAG
- a CDS encoding S-layer homology domain-containing protein, whose product MKKYLISTISLGIILSSAVIVNASNNLTDVDGHWANKEISQFMKNSYVNGYEDGTFKPDNSITRAEFVKLVNKYFGFKDKGVSKFSDVNSKDWHYDNVLIANKAGYINGYDDNTFRPNNPITREEAAKIIVSIKNKKDSTYDKINTFKDKHLVSNWAKPYIEGAVENGYLKGDDLKNLRPTSSITRAEAVTLLSRIDTEKDKEDALSSASKKDNENTETAGNTNSETKPNHFVDKSINKEATKLVDLGWVKYIVVTFNEGTIKDYDLYVLDDGSYKSISPSKVDDSGKVVKWEIDKLGYDTIKIKSKVSGEEGIYKFIK is encoded by the coding sequence ATGAAAAAATATTTAATAAGCACAATCTCATTAGGGATAATTTTATCTAGCGCAGTAATTGTAAATGCAAGTAACAATTTAACTGATGTAGATGGACACTGGGCCAATAAAGAGATATCTCAATTTATGAAAAATTCGTATGTTAATGGATACGAAGATGGAACCTTTAAACCAGATAATTCAATAACAAGGGCAGAGTTTGTAAAGTTGGTTAACAAGTACTTTGGATTTAAAGATAAAGGTGTTTCAAAGTTCTCTGATGTAAATTCAAAAGATTGGCATTATGATAATGTTCTAATAGCAAATAAAGCTGGTTACATAAATGGTTATGATGATAATACATTCAGACCTAACAATCCTATAACAAGAGAAGAAGCAGCTAAAATAATAGTAAGTATAAAAAATAAAAAAGATAGTACATACGATAAAATAAATACTTTTAAAGATAAACATTTAGTGTCAAACTGGGCAAAACCATATATAGAAGGAGCTGTAGAAAATGGATACTTAAAAGGAGATGATCTGAAAAACTTACGACCTACAAGTAGCATAACAAGAGCTGAAGCAGTTACATTGTTATCTAGAATAGATACAGAAAAAGATAAGGAAGATGCATTAAGCAGTGCTTCTAAAAAGGATAATGAAAATACTGAAACAGCAGGAAATACAAATTCAGAAACGAAACCTAATCATTTTGTAGATAAGTCAATAAACAAAGAGGCTACTAAACTAGTAGATTTGGGATGGGTTAAATATATAGTAGTTACTTTCAATGAAGGAACTATAAAGGATTATGATTTATATGTTTTAGATGATGGAAGTTATAAATCTATATCACCAAGTAAAGTGGACGATAGTGGTAAAGTTGTAAAATGGGAAATTGATAAATTAGGATACGATACAATAAAAATCAAGAGTAAGGTAAGTGGAGAAGAAGGAATTTATAAATTTATAAAGTAA
- a CDS encoding hemoblobin-interacting domain-containing protein: MNKKKLSVLTAGVALSICGFSETVSAAPSKILTFTNMPVWDYHKTNYDNQGNVRLKPEKTTFNLNGKEEKHSYIPHFNIGETEVKAPITIGCDLKTDEHKNWFENINKITKEDLTENPNLEQKLEFEKDGNNLIIKGNQRALDYNKLHNLKIYSEGHDSVTIPINIVQSKPINILVSYPMNPKTGEDVKFKLDNFNYAVLNPVNKVFLTYKNTRKELVKLEDYHVVSDLVTIYAKNTESEEGNLLEPGEYTLEVYADGFKKAEKKFEVLKNEIKDTGKNSSGKKSEHSPLVFKSTKSKSSSIDTISSASVNTGKPADNSGAGEVSGSAPVTQANLVYNHDLLANALILKEIGMETPESKNIVDRFELNTVSYDAVVSEDGTHINDFKDYLNAVKDASLAGKYLSFDEYIASKNAKEYKNRPYNVKEVLQDNLLGQATSFRDILGLKSPNLEVQTSIMNEDMVLKCDDANYLNSIKAIAVNGDGREISKDLYSIEGDKLTINKKLTTGDKIKLTILATGYKDKVIESNLEKVLDKIDLKPEKEFKTGENVVITGLTHDFAKNIQSIKLDGKNLLTKEQGGYSSDTYYTISDDKLVLQSGLFKEAKQYNLEINGKYYGKKELSFNITESEKKPELDEKNPVKEKKELPKINLKVESKPGFMKKYEIKFRNSGDWINNVTNVSVNGTSYKSGLSWGETKERYAVYPVDELIGIGSDDFKVDTENTITVKAKGYDDFTFKLSKDGKIISSSDVDTNKDDTNLPEKTTDVDSNEVPQMKVTINKDSLFKKYNVKFENKSEEWLNKITKISVNGKEYGKGILWGSEKDHYSIQPIDHNIDIGFEGFKTDDDNVITISSSGYKDYLIKVSKDGNLIESKQVN, encoded by the coding sequence ATGAATAAGAAAAAACTAAGTGTATTAACAGCTGGAGTGGCTTTGTCGATATGTGGTTTTTCAGAAACAGTCAGTGCTGCACCTAGTAAAATATTAACTTTTACAAATATGCCAGTATGGGATTACCACAAAACGAATTATGATAATCAAGGAAATGTTAGATTAAAGCCAGAAAAAACTACTTTTAATTTAAATGGCAAAGAAGAAAAACATAGCTATATTCCACACTTCAATATAGGGGAAACTGAAGTAAAAGCTCCTATTACAATAGGGTGTGATTTAAAAACGGATGAACATAAAAATTGGTTTGAAAATATAAATAAAATAACTAAAGAAGATTTAACAGAAAATCCAAATTTAGAGCAAAAACTAGAATTTGAAAAGGATGGAAATAATTTAATTATAAAGGGGAATCAAAGGGCTTTAGATTATAATAAATTACACAATTTAAAAATTTATTCAGAGGGTCACGATTCAGTAACAATACCAATTAATATTGTACAAAGTAAACCAATAAATATATTAGTGTCTTATCCAATGAATCCAAAGACAGGAGAGGATGTAAAGTTTAAACTAGATAACTTTAATTATGCAGTTTTAAATCCTGTAAATAAAGTATTTTTAACTTACAAAAATACTAGGAAAGAGTTAGTTAAACTGGAAGATTATCATGTGGTATCAGACTTAGTTACTATTTATGCTAAAAATACAGAAAGTGAAGAAGGAAACCTTTTAGAACCAGGAGAGTATACTTTAGAAGTTTATGCTGATGGATTTAAAAAAGCTGAGAAAAAATTTGAAGTACTAAAAAATGAAATTAAAGATACAGGCAAAAACAGTAGCGGGAAAAAGTCTGAACATAGTCCTCTAGTTTTTAAAAGCACTAAATCAAAGTCTTCTTCGATAGATACAATTAGTAGTGCTAGTGTAAATACAGGAAAACCAGCTGATAATTCAGGAGCAGGAGAGGTTTCAGGGTCAGCTCCAGTAACTCAAGCTAATTTAGTTTACAATCACGATTTACTTGCAAATGCTTTGATATTAAAAGAAATAGGAATGGAGACTCCGGAGTCTAAAAATATTGTAGACAGATTTGAATTAAATACTGTTTCTTATGATGCTGTTGTAAGTGAAGATGGAACTCACATAAATGATTTTAAAGATTATTTAAATGCTGTTAAAGATGCTTCTTTAGCTGGAAAATATTTAAGTTTTGATGAATATATAGCAAGTAAAAATGCCAAAGAATATAAAAATAGACCTTATAATGTCAAAGAAGTTTTACAGGATAATCTTTTAGGACAAGCAACTTCTTTTAGAGATATTTTAGGGTTGAAATCACCAAATTTAGAAGTTCAAACTTCAATTATGAATGAGGATATGGTTCTTAAGTGTGATGATGCTAATTACTTAAATAGTATAAAAGCTATAGCAGTAAATGGAGATGGAAGAGAAATATCCAAAGATTTATATTCAATAGAAGGTGATAAGTTAACTATAAATAAAAAACTTACTACTGGAGATAAAATAAAATTAACAATTTTAGCTACTGGATATAAGGATAAAGTAATAGAATCTAACTTAGAAAAAGTTTTAGATAAGATAGACTTAAAACCAGAAAAAGAATTTAAAACTGGTGAAAATGTAGTTATAACAGGATTAACTCATGATTTTGCTAAAAATATACAGAGTATAAAGTTAGATGGGAAAAATCTTCTTACTAAAGAACAAGGAGGATACTCTTCAGATACATATTATACAATATCGGATGATAAGTTAGTTCTTCAATCTGGATTATTTAAAGAAGCTAAACAATATAATCTAGAGATAAATGGCAAATATTATGGTAAAAAAGAACTTTCTTTTAATATCACAGAGTCTGAGAAAAAACCAGAATTAGATGAAAAAAATCCAGTTAAAGAAAAGAAAGAATTACCTAAAATAAATCTTAAAGTTGAAAGCAAACCTGGATTTATGAAAAAATATGAAATAAAATTTAGAAATTCAGGAGATTGGATAAACAATGTAACTAATGTTTCTGTAAATGGAACTTCTTATAAATCAGGGCTTTCATGGGGAGAAACTAAAGAGCGTTATGCAGTATATCCCGTGGATGAACTTATAGGAATAGGTTCTGATGACTTTAAAGTAGATACAGAAAACACAATAACGGTTAAAGCAAAAGGTTATGATGACTTTACTTTTAAACTATCAAAAGATGGCAAAATAATAAGTAGTAGCGATGTCGACACTAATAAAGATGATACTAATTTACCGGAAAAAACAACTGATGTAGATAGTAATGAAGTTCCTCAAATGAAAGTTACAATAAATAAAGATTCTTTATTTAAAAAGTATAATGTTAAGTTTGAGAATAAATCAGAAGAATGGTTAAATAAAATAACTAAAATCTCTGTAAATGGAAAAGAGTACGGCAAAGGCATATTATGGGGTAGTGAAAAAGATCATTATAGTATTCAGCCTATAGATCACAATATAGACATAGGATTTGAAGGGTTTAAAACTGATGATGATAACGTTATTACTATATCTTCATCAGGGTACAAAGACTATTTAATTAAGGTATCTAAAGATGGTAATTTAATAGAAAGTAAACAAGTCAACTAA
- a CDS encoding FAD:protein FMN transferase produces the protein MLKKRIIALGIVFIFFLGIGYWWIKNKPENIESDSKHYEMSEKILGTIVSGIGYGENSKKALEKAFKRANDIENIMSVNIKDSELSKVNEKAFYKDIKLSDDLYYVIEKSLYYAKLTNGAFDPTIGNLIDAWGIGTDHGKIPEKSTTDKYKNLENYKNIRLNKYTKEIRFLDENVKLDLGAIGKGYIGDEIKKVLNEEGIKSALINLGGNVVSIGYKPSGEKWNIGIVNPKEENEIVGSLKTSDEVVVTSGNYERYFIKNGVKYHHILDPKTAYPSESGLISTTIVTKNGIDADALSTATYILGVEKAKKLIESLDGVEAFLIKDNMDSVQTKGLNNKEFRMR, from the coding sequence ATGTTAAAAAAAAGAATAATAGCTTTAGGAATAGTTTTTATATTTTTTCTAGGGATAGGGTACTGGTGGATAAAAAATAAACCTGAAAATATAGAGAGTGACAGTAAGCATTATGAAATGTCAGAAAAAATATTAGGAACTATTGTTAGTGGAATTGGATATGGAGAAAATTCTAAAAAAGCTTTAGAAAAAGCTTTTAAAAGAGCTAATGATATTGAAAATATTATGTCTGTAAATATAAAAGATAGTGAATTGAGCAAAGTCAATGAAAAAGCATTTTATAAAGATATTAAGTTGTCAGATGATCTTTATTATGTTATAGAAAAATCATTATATTATGCTAAACTCACAAATGGAGCATTTGATCCAACTATAGGGAACTTAATTGATGCATGGGGAATAGGAACTGATCATGGAAAAATCCCAGAAAAGAGTACAACGGATAAATATAAAAACTTAGAAAATTATAAAAATATAAGATTAAATAAATACACAAAAGAAATTAGATTTTTAGATGAAAATGTAAAGTTAGATTTAGGAGCTATTGGAAAAGGCTATATAGGAGATGAAATAAAAAAAGTTCTAAATGAAGAAGGAATAAAGTCAGCTCTAATTAACCTTGGAGGAAATGTAGTTTCTATAGGATATAAACCTAGTGGTGAAAAATGGAATATAGGAATAGTAAATCCAAAGGAAGAAAATGAAATTGTAGGTTCTTTAAAAACTAGTGATGAGGTAGTTGTAACTTCGGGAAATTATGAAAGATATTTTATAAAAAATGGAGTCAAGTATCATCATATACTAGATCCAAAAACAGCTTATCCATCTGAAAGTGGTCTTATTAGCACAACGATTGTGACTAAAAATGGTATTGATGCCGATGCATTATCAACTGCTACATATATTTTAGGTGTAGAAAAAGCCAAAAAATTAATTGAAAGTTTAGATGGAGTAGAGGCATTTTTAATAAAAGACAATATGGATAGTGTACAAACTAAGGGGCTAAATAATAAAGAATTTAGGATGAGATAA
- a CDS encoding NusG domain II-containing protein, whose protein sequence is MNKKFKIVQIVIILLILIGSIGAYFFINNKKVENPVANIYKNGKLVKSIKLKDIKDDYEIKIGDDKHFNIIKVSKGGIKVVKSNCPDKVCMKTGEIHDSLLPIACLPNNLIIKIEGAKYDEFDTKSH, encoded by the coding sequence ATGAATAAGAAATTTAAAATAGTTCAGATAGTTATAATATTATTAATCTTAATTGGGTCTATTGGAGCTTACTTTTTTATTAATAATAAAAAAGTTGAAAATCCAGTAGCTAATATATATAAGAATGGAAAATTAGTAAAATCAATTAAATTAAAAGATATAAAAGATGATTATGAAATAAAAATAGGTGATGATAAACACTTTAATATTATTAAAGTTAGTAAAGGAGGAATAAAAGTAGTCAAGTCAAATTGCCCTGATAAAGTATGTATGAAGACTGGGGAAATACATGATTCACTTTTACCAATAGCTTGCCTTCCAAACAATTTAATAATAAAAATTGAAGGTGCAAAATATGATGAATTTGATACTAAATCTCATTAA
- a CDS encoding Gx transporter family protein, whose amino-acid sequence MNNNLKKTIRLSALSAIALTIFIIEIQIPPLVPIPGIKLGLANIITLIILSLHGTKEASAVLFIRIFLGSIFSGQMINLLYSLSGGILCLVVMSTLMKLLGKKNLCFISIAGAIAHNIGQITVSMIILETTSVLYYLPILLISGVITGAFTGIVSKLMVNNVVLKKLINEEMIHN is encoded by the coding sequence ATGAATAATAACTTAAAAAAAACAATAAGGTTATCAGCATTAAGCGCAATTGCTTTAACTATTTTTATTATAGAAATTCAAATACCACCTTTAGTTCCTATACCAGGAATTAAGCTAGGTTTAGCTAATATAATCACGTTAATAATACTATCTTTGCATGGAACAAAAGAGGCATCTGCAGTTCTTTTTATAAGGATATTTTTAGGAAGTATATTTTCAGGACAAATGATAAATCTTCTTTATAGCTTATCAGGAGGAATATTATGTTTAGTTGTGATGTCTACATTAATGAAATTATTAGGAAAGAAAAATTTATGTTTTATAAGTATAGCAGGAGCTATAGCACATAACATAGGGCAAATAACTGTTTCTATGATTATATTAGAAACTACAAGTGTATTATACTATTTACCTATATTGCTTATAAGCGGAGTAATAACGGGAGCATTTACAGGTATTGTAAGTAAGTTAATGGTAAACAATGTAGTTTTAAAAAAGTTAATTAATGAAGAAATGATTCATAACTAG
- a CDS encoding Fur family transcriptional regulator, which yields MNNKTVYKTKQKEIILDYLKSNEDSHVTIDEVFKYLNEQGNKVGRTTVYRHMEKLADDGILRKYYIEEGIGSCYQYIGEREDCHQHFHLKCTECKELIHLKCSYLEDINNHILKDHNFKINNTKTVFYGVCENCRDKLER from the coding sequence ATGAATAATAAAACTGTATATAAAACAAAACAAAAAGAGATAATCTTAGATTATTTAAAATCAAATGAAGATAGTCATGTAACAATAGATGAAGTATTTAAATATTTAAATGAGCAAGGTAATAAAGTAGGCAGAACAACTGTATATAGACATATGGAAAAATTAGCTGATGATGGTATTTTAAGAAAATATTATATTGAAGAAGGTATAGGATCATGTTATCAATATATAGGTGAAAGAGAGGATTGCCATCAACATTTTCACTTAAAATGTACAGAATGTAAAGAACTAATTCACTTAAAATGTTCTTATCTAGAAGATATAAATAATCATATATTAAAAGACCATAACTTTAAAATTAATAATACAAAGACTGTTTTCTATGGTGTATGTGAAAATTGTAGAGACAAGTTAGAAAGGTAG